One region of Metallosphaera sedula DSM 5348 genomic DNA includes:
- a CDS encoding aldolase/citrate lyase/malate synthase family protein, with the protein MTDQVKVEIDPLVKERYGVLFGNKNVNGKVVNVEQVIGELTLELRGEIERAMWERRKLLDSRREVRDKYSFPPMEEKFTHPVTGEVRTFREIVQGLIDNLLDRNTPLRWRLNENLPVPPEVDPFKVPGLEITGPWNPVDMAIKQINADVSATMGPDDEDAAPPDFIPFGSQEKEVGLYLSRVNEHMILSGEISEVEITKKGERRKYRINKPRERWPTSIHRVPGMHLLDFHVKVNGKPAPSIIVDYVIHVLNDFEPLRKRGSLLYFYQPKVQFPEEASIIAKILWKLERILGAEKPGTLIKMKALYEEGNAGRFLPVIMWYWRFWLVGLNVGRWDYTASLIEMWNQRVLPDPQNGPLMGMTARHMMAYQRYNAILNIMAGGSPIGGMNAVMLYAENDPYGRARHNPVTLRSMWLDKMRERLVGLIFVPEGEVESVTLEDILSGKVKGKLYDGYRQSWVASPDERYVSAGNLPLRAPLEKLQAMLVAPEEWETVDGKRVAPKVSSGLTESERKLFISLGLLNEKGKITPFVLRDMTPEGFLKLLGGDLWDALYNIPPGEITVENIQHAFYMAANYGFQILNGNLAAAIDDYVLFPGRVVRFMNDLATYRIFVTWLWTVVQHEPAVTKDGWLKGPKLTEDGVIPADPVIQLKAGERFTKEHFQKLWELHNQWTRAFFEEYDRLTAIRIVASIISKRTGINVDKLVQAMIRGEAEKLVGHQTEIGAIPRIREIVSKAYGAYPRYVREISLEEASHKISEIVGNHELVRRELESMQPRFDRSKAPLIMDVLRRQMLCPNLIQHSGRVLFIIADKDESTREKILEAVYYLDREGRPLFRDMGRPSRVLLARAVEEGKMPKYALEAHDYVYDIPES; encoded by the coding sequence ATGACAGATCAGGTAAAGGTTGAGATAGATCCCCTGGTTAAGGAGAGGTACGGTGTTCTCTTCGGGAATAAGAACGTTAATGGAAAGGTAGTAAACGTTGAGCAGGTCATAGGGGAACTAACCCTCGAACTGAGGGGAGAAATAGAGAGGGCCATGTGGGAAAGGAGGAAGCTACTGGACTCTCGGAGAGAGGTTCGAGATAAATACTCATTCCCCCCAATGGAGGAGAAGTTCACACATCCAGTCACGGGAGAAGTGAGGACATTTCGTGAGATAGTTCAGGGACTCATAGACAATCTTCTGGACAGGAACACTCCCCTCAGGTGGAGGTTAAACGAAAACCTCCCAGTTCCTCCGGAGGTGGATCCATTCAAGGTACCTGGTCTGGAAATTACGGGACCTTGGAACCCCGTGGACATGGCCATAAAGCAGATAAATGCAGACGTTTCCGCAACCATGGGACCAGATGACGAGGACGCGGCTCCGCCAGACTTCATTCCCTTCGGTTCGCAGGAGAAGGAGGTGGGGCTCTACCTCTCAAGGGTCAACGAGCACATGATACTATCTGGGGAGATCTCTGAGGTCGAGATAACGAAGAAGGGCGAAAGGAGGAAGTATAGGATTAATAAGCCTAGGGAGAGGTGGCCCACGAGTATTCATAGGGTTCCGGGGATGCACTTACTAGACTTTCACGTAAAGGTCAACGGAAAACCTGCGCCGAGCATAATAGTTGACTACGTGATTCACGTCCTTAATGACTTCGAGCCCTTGAGGAAGAGGGGTTCGTTACTCTATTTCTATCAGCCAAAGGTTCAGTTCCCAGAGGAGGCCTCCATAATCGCCAAGATACTCTGGAAACTCGAGAGGATCCTGGGGGCAGAAAAACCTGGAACCCTGATCAAGATGAAGGCGCTCTACGAGGAGGGTAATGCGGGAAGGTTCCTCCCCGTCATCATGTGGTATTGGCGCTTCTGGCTTGTGGGACTTAACGTTGGGAGGTGGGACTACACTGCCAGCCTGATTGAGATGTGGAACCAGAGGGTCCTGCCTGATCCCCAGAACGGTCCGCTCATGGGAATGACCGCGAGGCATATGATGGCCTATCAGAGGTATAACGCCATCCTCAACATCATGGCAGGGGGATCGCCCATTGGTGGAATGAACGCGGTCATGCTTTATGCTGAGAATGATCCCTATGGGCGAGCTAGACACAACCCTGTTACCTTGAGGTCCATGTGGTTAGACAAAATGAGGGAGAGACTTGTGGGACTAATCTTCGTGCCGGAAGGTGAAGTGGAGAGCGTGACCCTTGAGGACATCCTGTCAGGAAAGGTTAAGGGGAAGCTCTATGACGGTTATAGGCAGAGCTGGGTAGCGTCTCCAGACGAGAGGTACGTGAGTGCTGGCAACTTACCCCTGAGGGCGCCTCTGGAGAAGCTACAGGCCATGCTCGTTGCCCCTGAGGAGTGGGAGACCGTGGATGGGAAGAGGGTGGCCCCTAAGGTTAGCAGTGGACTCACCGAGTCGGAGAGGAAACTCTTCATCTCCCTGGGTCTTCTGAACGAGAAAGGGAAGATTACCCCCTTCGTGTTGAGGGATATGACGCCTGAGGGTTTCCTAAAGTTGCTGGGAGGAGACCTTTGGGATGCCCTTTACAACATACCGCCAGGGGAGATCACGGTGGAGAACATTCAACACGCGTTCTACATGGCGGCAAACTACGGCTTCCAAATACTAAATGGAAACCTGGCCGCGGCCATCGACGATTACGTCCTCTTCCCTGGGAGGGTGGTGAGGTTCATGAACGACCTTGCAACCTACAGGATCTTTGTGACCTGGTTGTGGACAGTAGTCCAACATGAGCCCGCAGTGACCAAGGACGGATGGCTCAAGGGTCCAAAACTTACGGAGGACGGAGTCATTCCTGCGGATCCCGTGATTCAGCTCAAGGCCGGAGAGAGATTCACCAAGGAGCATTTCCAGAAACTCTGGGAACTGCACAACCAGTGGACCAGGGCATTCTTTGAGGAGTACGACAGGCTGACCGCAATTAGGATAGTTGCCTCCATAATATCCAAGAGAACAGGGATTAACGTTGATAAGTTGGTTCAGGCCATGATCAGGGGAGAGGCAGAGAAGTTAGTGGGACATCAGACCGAGATTGGGGCGATCCCCAGGATTAGGGAGATTGTGTCCAAGGCCTATGGTGCATATCCTAGATATGTAAGGGAGATCTCGCTAGAGGAGGCATCCCACAAGATCTCGGAAATCGTGGGGAATCATGAGTTGGTGAGGAGGGAACTGGAGAGTATGCAACCTAGATTTGACAGATCGAAGGCACCCCTAATAATGGATGTCTTAAGGAGACAGATGCTGTGCCCCAACTTGATACAACACAGCGGGAGAGTCCTCTTCATCATAGCTGACAAGGACGAGAGTACCAGGGAGAAGATCCTCGAGGCAGTTTACTATCTGGACCGGGAGGGTAGGCCGTTATTCAGGGATATGGGTAGGCCGTCACGCGTGCTATTGGCGAGAGCGGTAGAGGAAGGTAAGATGCCCAAATACGCGCTAGAGGCCCATGATTATGTATATGATATACCGGAATCCTGA
- a CDS encoding DUF2258 domain-containing protein — protein MSAEEINRDMERAQEYEVTTSRVSPLGENRFELSTGIIIAARFADKLRRVALVSLSRIVDREIIIRDISELNKELFNKLTEMKIGKLDLVKIVVEARYNREEKKLHFENVKITRYYTEEQCRAMNSTLSEENEKLRKELEKIKATLEQLTKSI, from the coding sequence ATGTCTGCGGAAGAAATTAATAGGGATATGGAGAGGGCACAGGAATATGAAGTGACTACCTCTAGGGTGTCTCCCCTAGGTGAGAATAGGTTCGAGCTATCCACTGGGATCATAATAGCTGCAAGATTTGCGGACAAGTTAAGGAGAGTAGCCCTCGTGTCACTCAGCAGGATAGTGGATCGTGAGATAATAATAAGGGATATCTCGGAGCTTAACAAGGAGCTTTTCAACAAGTTGACTGAGATGAAAATTGGTAAGCTAGATCTAGTCAAGATCGTGGTTGAGGCCAGGTACAACAGGGAGGAAAAGAAACTTCACTTCGAAAACGTAAAGATAACGAGGTATTACACAGAGGAGCAGTGCAGGGCTATGAACTCGACTCTCAGCGAGGAGAACGAGAAGCTGAGGAAGGAACTCGAGAAAATCAAGGCGACCCTCGAACAATTGACTAAATCCATCTAG
- a CDS encoding L-lactate permease, which translates to MYVQELNPTGNVGLTIFLSLVPLITLFILLMVFRLTAWLASVIGAIVGIIDAIAVWRTPPSLALTSFLIGALTGTWAISWIVFWGLTFYNTLVLTGKYDAFKQWVLRNATEDSRIQAILLAWSFGALFEGLVGFGYPWALVSPVLIGIGFEELTALKVTAIANNAPVSYGALGTPVIILSAVTGLPLLFVSSSVAKIVAILALLPPFLLAYLVDGWRGIKDVWPFALLASISYILGQYPMASFVGPYLPDITGSMVSFLILLGFLRIWKPKNIVSKTGKVERSSVPGIGRFWLAVLAVVIVVTLWTGPWSPLTKLNLGTLELHAYSQLYHKTVAVSFAFNPAVAGTAIFMAWLVSLPILGAKPSTVKEALSRSIHQYWGGILTGVFVVGLALVFNYSGMAYSLAWKAADLSTLFIVVSPIFGWIGCALSGSNTSTNALFGAFQLAVAKVTGLPVGLTPALNSVGAEVAKPIAPQTLSAGVSTTSYVRKEGIVARNNLPWTILLLVYLILIGVLYYLLVPGLFTG; encoded by the coding sequence ATGTATGTACAAGAGTTAAATCCTACAGGAAACGTGGGTTTAACCATTTTTCTTTCTCTTGTACCACTGATCACCCTTTTTATATTGCTCATGGTCTTCAGGCTTACCGCTTGGTTAGCCTCAGTTATTGGAGCTATCGTGGGGATAATTGACGCTATAGCGGTTTGGAGAACTCCACCATCCCTTGCCCTGACCTCGTTCCTCATAGGTGCCCTAACTGGGACATGGGCCATTTCATGGATAGTTTTCTGGGGGCTAACATTCTACAACACCCTGGTTCTCACGGGGAAGTATGACGCGTTTAAGCAATGGGTTCTCAGGAACGCCACGGAGGATTCCAGGATACAGGCAATCCTCCTAGCTTGGTCCTTCGGTGCCCTGTTTGAGGGGTTGGTCGGCTTCGGTTACCCGTGGGCACTCGTGTCCCCTGTCTTAATCGGGATAGGATTCGAGGAACTTACTGCGCTAAAGGTGACGGCTATAGCGAATAATGCCCCAGTGTCCTATGGTGCCCTGGGGACCCCCGTAATAATCTTGTCAGCGGTGACAGGTCTTCCCCTACTTTTCGTATCGTCATCCGTGGCGAAGATAGTCGCGATTCTAGCCCTTCTGCCTCCCTTCCTCCTTGCCTACCTCGTGGATGGATGGAGGGGGATCAAGGACGTGTGGCCCTTTGCCCTACTCGCCTCAATCTCGTACATTCTAGGCCAGTATCCCATGGCCTCCTTCGTTGGCCCATATCTTCCTGATATCACAGGTTCCATGGTCTCCTTCCTTATCCTTCTGGGATTCCTTAGGATTTGGAAGCCCAAGAACATTGTGTCCAAGACAGGGAAAGTTGAGAGATCCTCAGTTCCAGGGATAGGTAGGTTCTGGTTGGCTGTGTTGGCGGTGGTTATAGTGGTCACCCTCTGGACTGGACCCTGGTCCCCCCTCACCAAGTTGAACCTGGGGACGCTTGAACTTCATGCCTACTCTCAGCTCTATCATAAGACCGTGGCAGTTTCCTTTGCGTTCAACCCAGCGGTAGCAGGAACGGCAATATTCATGGCGTGGCTTGTCTCTCTTCCCATCCTTGGAGCAAAGCCCTCCACAGTCAAGGAGGCCCTATCCAGGTCCATTCACCAGTACTGGGGTGGAATACTCACGGGAGTCTTCGTGGTGGGACTGGCGCTTGTGTTCAACTACAGCGGGATGGCTTACTCCCTGGCCTGGAAGGCTGCAGATCTCTCCACCTTGTTCATCGTGGTCTCACCAATCTTTGGATGGATTGGATGCGCCCTCTCAGGCAGTAATACTTCAACCAACGCCCTATTTGGGGCATTCCAACTAGCAGTTGCCAAGGTGACGGGATTGCCTGTGGGACTAACTCCTGCTCTTAACTCTGTTGGAGCTGAGGTTGCTAAGCCGATTGCGCCACAAACTCTGAGTGCTGGGGTCTCCACCACGAGTTATGTGAGGAAGGAGGGGATAGTGGCTAGGAATAACCTACCGTGGACGATTCTTCTCTTGGTTTATCTCATCCTCATAGGCGTGCTATACTACCTTCTCGTCCCAGGTCTTTTCACTGGTTGA